The genomic segment CAAGTACTGTTAATGTTTAGTTACTGTTTCAGAACAGAAAAAACAGAGATAATTGAAACAAAGAGACTATCTCTGCAACCGAACATGTTTACGACAATAATCAAGTACAGTTATTCTATCCAAGGTGTTGAAATTAACCCTTTTAGCATTGAATTACTGTAAATCTTCCTCCATCCCCTCCACTCCACTAGGTTGTATAAACTGGGTATTGCAATAAATTTTGTGTTGTTTATTGCTTTGTTTCTGTGCACATCTTGTAGCAGACCATTTCATCTGAAGCTGGTTTGTTCGATGAATCTGATTAAGAAATATCCTGATCGAGCCTCTTGTGAATTCAAGACACTTCTCCTTTCTTGAGTCTGTAGAAAATGTTGTTGGAATTCTTGGATTTTTGCAGCTTTCTGTTCTTTCACCAGAATGTTTCTGTAGATGATCATTTAGCCGTTTACTAAAACAATCTGATTATTTTACAAATTTCTTCTATATATCTGCTAACATATAACAATGTCAACACTCCAAAAGCAACCACAATGCATAAAATCCGATCCCTTTCTGCCTAAGCCATGTATCAACGTCTCAAACAAGCAATCACAACAAATCTAGTCTGGATCATCATCTTGTACAAAAGAGAGAGGTGCCAATGGTGTAAAAGCACATAACTAGTAGACCAAAGAATCAAGGGTCTGGATcagtggtcaatcgtgtgacttgttccgcccccgtctcGAGTTCGATTCtctatgtgcacgtctgtcacccttgcggtgccttacctgctcactgggcttgcaggatgctcAATGGACTGTGAGGAATAGTCGtagtgcgcgcaagctggcccggacaccccacgataatcaaaaaaaaaaaaaaaaaaaagaatcaatgaaTCCCCCACAAAGAGGCACACAGAAATACAAGCTCAACAAAGGAGTGTTACAAGCAAACCAACAAAGAAGAAAGCCTTCACAGGGTCACAACTTATATCCCAAAGCCTCCATGAATTTTTGTCAACATTGTTTAGAACCTGGATTGAAGGTAGTTGACACCATTCTTGTCCAACTGGAAAGCCTTCACTAGAATGTCACCTGGGATCAATGGGGTGGAGCCAAACATCGCATTGGCAATGGTAATGACGCCTGGATTTTGGCTGCTCAGAGCTGCAATGGCTACGGCGTCGCCATTTCCAACATTTCTCTGAAAGTGAATGAGACCAATAGGAAATACAAACACATCACCCTTTTGTAGAATTTTTTTGATGAGACGGTTTTCAGGGCTGGATGTCACAAACCCAACCTCAAGACTGCCTTCGATGACAGTCAAGATTTCGGATCCACGAGGGTGTGTGTGAGGAGGGTTAATGCCCCATGGTGCGTAGTCGATGCGAACAAGAGAGATTCCAAGTGTGTTAAGCCCTGGTATCTGGGCTACGTTTACTGTGGTTGCCCTAGACCCTACAGCATTTGAAGTGTTGCCTGCCAAGTGAAGTCCACTGAAGGAGAAGTCATCAGCTTGAACCTCTTTGGGATCCTTGCAAGCCAAACCATTCACTATCACTGCCATAAAACAAACGAATCTTAATAAAGAACCAGAAGTTAACctaaagtttaattaattttcgaTGTGAAGATCAAAGACTGGCCATTGGGATGATTTCCATGGCCTTCAAATGCTTGGAGTGAGCTTGTACGTACCATTACTGTTTTCATCTGCCACACAGAAATCTTGAAGGGAGCTTGGATCCGATGCTAGGACATGGCTGAAGGAAAAAGCAAGGAATCCGAAGAAAAGAATGGAAGATGCCATTTCCAAGATCCTATGTACGAATTTCTCAACACTATGTAGCAATTCTACTTTCTAAGTGCACCGATCGAgtatataattttcttcaacTTCAAGTTGTGTTCATCAAACAGGGTTCCTCCAATTCCTATTTATATAGCTGTGAGAGATGTGAAAGAGAtgattaacaaattaattagtgAATTAATTAACAAGTAATGTAATGCCGTCCCATTAAAAGTGAGTCTTCATCACATCCCTTTACTTGATCAAATCCGAGTCGACAACTTCAAACATTATTAGCAATGCGTTAATCTCCTTAGGATTTGTCCATGTGGGACTAATTAAGCAAAGATGAAGGAAGAAaggcattaattaattagaggTTAACCTTTAATGTACGTGCTCTTATGTATAAAGGGTGGCCGGTTCTTGTGGCAAACTTTATCTGCAATTGAGATTAGATTTGAAATTGCTTCCAAAAGGGTAGGATTATTAAGGTATTTAGTGAATTATACAGTGTAacatttgataaattaatagcctaaatgatatttttgttcgATTCCAacgtaaatttaaaatttaaataaaatcttgattatttaataaatttttatgaccaaagaaatattaatttatagaggtttttattaaaacaagtcATGAAAATGAATCCGATTTgaatataaactatttttttattttaacaaacacAATTCTCTATTTTATacataactttattttaaatcaaatttctttttcacCGCTAGCACTTTCTTcccatgttttttattcatattctatgaaaaatcactaaattatttttaagaaatttttatttttaagctagAAAActtatatgttaatgttaaaaaatatcttatacattatattaataaaatactaaaagagGTGGTGCTTGTAATGTATTTCACCtcaaaaaatactatttattgtaatagtatttttttaatttatgttttttttttcaattttaattttatattttaacatttagTTTGTTGGggattaaatttcatgatttgtttcaatttaatttctatggGGTTATTTCAATCTAATGATCTGGGTCTCGAGTTTTGTGAATTAACTTGGTTCACccaagttttcttttctttttaattgactttgttttgttttttttcattttatcttttaacattttatttgaagtttaattctcaatcaataaaatatcaaaagatgaaattaaaaaaaaaataaagtcaaataaataaaggagaaaaaaccTGAGTCAATAAGGTAATTCGCAAAACTTACGACCTGAATCATTAGACtagaataaccttatagaaagcaaaccaaaacagATAATGAAACTTAATCCCTAGcaaaccaaatattgaaagataaaattgaaattgaaaaaaaaaacatggattcaaaaaactattaaaatgaaTAGTGTTTTATAAGGTGGTACACAGTAAAAATATCATatcttttagtgttttgttaatgatttaattttgtttactttATATGAGGTTGTCTCGGTTTTATGATCCAATTCATGAGTTTGGTGTGTTAACATACGTTGACTCAGGTCAATTTTTTAGTCTTTATAACAACCCCAAGTTTTGAAACAATATACACATGAATtccaagataaaaaagaagaaaattcaaggatttttttaaattatataatgtgAATCCATTAATGTGAGtaattcatgatttgtttttcttataaaaaaaaatttattggattttcttctatttttaatcGTGGAATTCATgtgtatattgtttttgaaagttAGTGTTACTACATTTGGTATTAGGGCCCTGATCTGGGCTTAGGAAATGAAAtggaaaatttataagtattGGTTTGTTTTAGGATGATACAAATAAGGACGGGTGTGATAACTAACTCCTCTTCAGCGAGCAGAAGAAACCATGATACAAGATCTGTTGACAGTCAGCGAGTGGATCATTTAGAGGATAACGCTTTGTATATACCACCAATATCTCATCAATTGAGTGTTGGGGAGTCGTCTAGACATTGAGATGAGGCTGGTTCTAACTAAGTTGGCGCAATACCGCCTGAGAGATCTGAATTACAGAGGCAATGAGCAACACCTCTACTAGCAACAACCCTTGCACCATACACGAAGAGTTAAAGCTTGATCGAGGCTATGTCTAGTACAATAGTCAAATGGCCCTAGTAACACCAAGAGTTCCAATTCCACTTGAAGCATCGATTATTCCTACAACTATTATTTCTGATAGTGTAGTTGCTCTGGTTCATAATGTGAAAAGCATAAGGGAGCTGGGATGTGAGCTTTTTTTGGGCAAACAAGATGTAGAGATTGCAAACATATGGATGTAGAAAATAAAGAACACCATAATTCATATTAGAGTACTCGAGGATTGGGCGGTGAGCAATgctatataattgttattagaTAGAGCTCAATCATGATAGGAAATGATACAGTCCAAGAGAGATACAAGGTTATGGGCCTAGAGTGAGTTCATAACATAGTTTaagatgcaatatttttttctcttatcagTGTAGGGTCAAGGAGCAGGAGTTTCTAGTGTTGAGACAGGGGGGGTTTGTCAGTCTTGGAGTATAAAAGGAGGTTCTATGACCTCTCCTTATTTGCTTCACAGTTTGTTTCTGGATAGATTGCGAGATGGATTGTGCAAGAAATTGAGACAAGGACTGTTTGCTTTATGGTTTGAGTTCGCTATAAAGCTTATAGAGATGGCTCAAGCCTTAGAAGCATCTATAACAGAGGGATAGTAAGGCCAAACAGAGTTGGGTAAGTAAAATGGTGGTGATTTTTCCTTAAATAGACCttttaatcctaaaaaaaagTCCTAATTTAGTCAATTTAGAAAGAAGAAAGGGGTAATAGCTGAGAATGCTTAGATTTCTGGTATCAGACCTACTGATGGACAACATAGTGGTATGAGTGATTTGGTTAAAGGAATGTCAAAGCAGAAGATAATTACTTATACTTAGTGTGGACAGAAATACCCTAGAGACTACTCTGCTATACCTGGacgatgatatatatatatatatatatatatatatatatatatcgggGGGAGCATAGATGAAAGGATTATCAATATTTAGGCAAGGAATGTTATTATTGTCATGGGCAAGTATGTGTTATAAAAGATTACCCCCTTAAAGGTTAGAGTTTATACATATTCGGTAGCAGATTCAAAGCCAGCAGTAGTCGATCACAGTAGACAGACTAGGTGGGTAGACTTAATTAAAGGTTAGTAGAAACAGAGACCGTCTTAGAGCTCAGAGTATCCGGACTCAAGATAGGGTATTCACCATGACATAAGAAGAAGCTCGAGCTACTTTCGATGTCATTGCAAATACATTGCTATTACATCACCTGCCTGTTTATGTGGTATTTGATCATTGGGTTGCCCATTCCTTTATTGCAAGTGTGACtatagaaaaactagaaaataattcatataGATTTGAGAAAAAATTTACTATAAGTATTTTTTCATGAGAAAATATAGATATTGATATGGTGTATATGGGTATTAAACTTGATATTACAAGATGGGAGATGAGTGTAGATTTAAAAATCAACGAA from the Populus nigra chromosome 9, ddPopNigr1.1, whole genome shotgun sequence genome contains:
- the LOC133703351 gene encoding putative germin-like protein 2-1 — protein: MASSILFFGFLAFSFSHVLASDPSSLQDFCVADENSNVIVNGLACKDPKEVQADDFSFSGLHLAGNTSNAVGSRATTVNVAQIPGLNTLGISLVRIDYAPWGINPPHTHPRGSEILTVIEGSLEVGFVTSSPENRLIKKILQKGDVFVFPIGLIHFQRNVGNGDAVAIAALSSQNPGVITIANAMFGSTPLIPGDILVKAFQLDKNGVNYLQSRF